cttgggccgcagagaggggagaggtcaagcttgtcttcatatgtaaacatatcttttaaaccatgtgaagggatgattgagggggaaccaattatctcttggctccacaatgtctgtgtgccagtcacggtgtctccgtgagcttgtccagaatGGGAGTGTCTAAAATGACAATTGATATATATCCTAATGTCTTGGTAATAtgttgtaccaagaacgagaagtagaacCTCGTTTTAGGAGAACAAACTGaatgataatttatagctaacGCTGTCTGGCTATGGAacactcctctctcaagtaatcTTCCTTTGTACTGTTCTTAAGACCTGttattcgtcatgtgagttgagatgggtgtgtcttggctataaattatACTAATAATTGTTTTGTAAgcgctctcagagaattcatttatagacactgaattgatctgagtcacagggttgtgatggagctcatataattaaagatggactttatgataactctgacttgtgtggtggtttgctctctcatgatttggtaaatacaggaaatttccactacaATATTcaggagggacaggggagagagcagagggtgTGGATTGCTTATGTACATGAaaatactttctctctctgtctctttaaatGCAATCATATCATATGGAAACATGCCATTGACCTTGAATGTATCTCACTTCATATGTCTCTCACTATTATTGGATTATATCAACCACCGTCATCTGATACCTCGTTTTATGACCATCTAAATGTTACGCTTAAAGAATGTGATCATCTTCATGGGCGATTTCAACATTtgcaggaaaaaaaaaaaaactcaaaccGATTATTTCAACCTGACTTAAATAATACAAGGTCCAACCAGAGTAACACAGTCATCCCCCCCGACAGACCTGATCGAATAACTAAGTCCAGTAACTTACTAATATCTGACCACAATGTTACATTGGTGGTAAAAAGAGATTTAAGAACCATTTAATGTTTTAATATAATAATGTATTAATTAACATAAcccgataaaaaaaaaaatcctgaaagaGTGAGCAGACGGTGAAATTCACGGGTCTGATCTGTTAAGCAATGAAGACTCAAGAGTCTGGATACAGAACATTTGACAAAAGTGGATACCTCTTTTACTAGGAAATGTCAACGTAAACTGAGACGGGAAAAACTCTCTACCATGGCTCAACGAGGACCTCTGGAGGGCAGATGAGAGAACAGGACCTTTCCTTGAAACAAAAGCTCTGAATTCTGATCAGAATGATTACAGacatgtatacagtggggcaaaaaagtatttagtcagccaccaattgtgcaagttctcccacttaaaaagatgagagaggcctgcaattttcatcatatgtacacttcaactatgacagacaaaatgagaaaaaaaatctagaaaaccacattgtaggatttttaattaattaatttgcaaattatagtggaaaataagtatttggtcaataacaaaagtttctcaatactttgttatataccctttgttggcgatgacagaggtcaaacgttttctgtaagtcttcacaaggttttcacacactgttgctggtattttggcccattcctccatgcagatctcctctagagcagtgatgttttggggctgttgctgggcaacactttAGACTCAGTAACAGCGTCGCTTGCCATTTCATTCCTCATTGCTATGATTCACTGGTTATAAGACTCCTCATTGCTATGATTCACTGGTTAAGACTCCATAGTTATCAGATTTACATTATGAAATCATCCATTGTCAGATTCATGATTCTACGTCGGATAATATGATTTGACGGCACCATATCTAGCTTTTCACATTATCATATAatatcacattttcaaacagatcACCATGAATAACAGCTGTaatgatgacaacaacaacaacgtccGTCCGTCCCTCCGTCATCACTTCTGTCCTCCCAGGGCTTCGAACACTGCTCTCAAGATGGCAGCTATCGCCACGGCACCAGGGTCAGGAAGGGTCACGTGTACTGTGGCGATGTAGCTGGCTCTCCCCGCCCTGGCTGTGAGGTCACGGGTAGACTCCGCCCCCAGTTCAGCTttctagagagacagagagagagagagagagagagacagagacagagagagacagagacagagagagagacagagagagacagagacagagacagagagagagacagagacagagagagacagacagagagagacagagagagacagacagagagagacagagagagacagagagagacagagagagagagagagagagagagagagagacaggattttAAACACCAACCCCGTCCTATTCAGTGATTGCTGATCTGAAAGAACTAAGGAAAAAAAATAAAGATTTACATCAGGGGGTAGATAACCCTGGTTCTGGAGGGCCACTGGCCCTCATATTTATCAATATCGTGTAGAAACTATTGTAAAATACTGCTTATGAATGGAATTGAGTGTTCGTATACGTAGAAAAATTATGATTTACCAAACAATCCTACAAGCATCATACGCACACGCGTACGAGACAAATACCGATAGGAGATAAATACCGATAGGAGATAAATACTGAtaggagatacagtgccttgcgaaagtattcggcccccttgaactttgtgaccttttgccacatttcaggcttcaaacataaagatataaaactgtattttttttgtgaagaatcaacaacaagtgggacacaatcatgaagtggaacgacatttattggatatttcaaacttttttaacccCACTTTGAAACAACAAAATatgggaaaaaatcaaggggtgagaatactttctgaaggccctgtagacACAAAGAAAAGACCATTAGGACAATTAGTGTTGCTTTAGGCGGGCATTTTACTGTACTGACCTAGCCAATAGAAACCGTCCTGTGAGATATTACTATACTGACCTAACCAATCAGTGGCCAACAGCCAATCGGTTCATAATACTGTACTGACCTAGCCAATAGAACCGTCCTgtgagatattactgtactgacctaGCCAATAGAAACCGTCCTgtgagatattactgtactgacctaGCCAATAGAAACCGTCCTgtgagatattactgtactgacctaGCCAATAGAAACCGTCCTGTGAGATATTACTATACTGACCTAGCCAATAGAAACCGTCCTgtgagatattactgtactgacctaGCCAATAGAAACCGTCCTgtgagatattactgtactgacctaACCAATAGAACCGTCCTGTGAGATAATACTGTACTGACCTAACCAATCAGTGGCCAACAGCCAATCGGTTCATAATACTGTACTGACCTAGCCAATAGAAACCGTCCTgtgagatattactgtactgacctaACCAATAGAAACCGTCCTgtgagatattactgtactgacctaGCCAATAGAAACCGTCCTgtgagatattactgtactgacctaACCAATCAGTGGCCAACAGCCAATCGGTTCATAATACTGTACTGACCTAGCCAATAGAACCGTCCTGTGAGATAATACTGTACTGACCTAACCAATCAGTGGCCAACAGCCAGTCGGTTCATAATACTGTACTGACCTAGCCAATAGAAACCGTCCTgtgagatattactgtactgacctaACCAATCAGTGGCCAACAGCCAATCGGTTCatattactgtactgacctaGCCAATAGAAACCGTCCTGTGAGATTTTACTGTACTGACCTAACCAATAGAAACCGTCCTgtgagatattactgtactgacctaGCCAATAGAAACCGTCCTgtgagatattactgtactgacctaACCAATCAGTGGCCAACAGCCAATCGGTTCATAATACTGTACTGACCTAACCAATAGAAACCGTCCTGTGAGATATTACTATACTGACCTAACCAATCAGTGGCCAACAGCCAATCGGTTCATAATACTGTACTGACCTAACCAATCAGTGGCCAACAGCCAGTCGGTTCATAATACTGTACTGACCTAGCCAATAGAAACCGTCCTgtgagatattactgtactgacctaACCAATCAGTGGCCAACAGCCAATCGGTTCATAATACTGTACTGACCTAGCCAATAGAAACCGTCCTgtgagatattactgtactgacctaACCAATCAGTGGCCAACAGCCAGTCGGTTCATAATACTGTACTGACCTAACCAATCAGTGGCCAACAGCCAGTCGGTTCatattactgtactgacctaACCAATCAGTGGCCAACAGCCAGTCGGTTCatattactgtactgacctaACCAATCAGTGGCCAACAGCCAATCGGTTCATAATACTGTACTGACCTAGCCAATAGAAACCGTCCTGTGAGATATTACTATACTGACCTAACCAATCAGTGGCCAACAGCCAATCGGTTCATAATACTGTACTGACCTAGCCAATAGAAACCGTCCTGTGAGATATTACTATACTGACCTAACCAATCAGTGGCCAACAGCCAATCGGTTCATAATACTGTACTGACCTAGCCAATAGAAACCGTCCTgtgagatattactgtactgacctaACCAATCAGTGGCCAACAGCCAATCGGTTCATAATACTGTACTGACCTAGCCAATAGAAACCGTCCTgtgagatattactgtactgacctaACCAATAGAAACCGTCCTgtgagatattactgtactgacctaACCAATCAGTGGCCAACAGCCAATCGGTTCatattactgtactgacctaACCAATCAGTGGCCAACAGCCAGTCGGTTCatattactgtactgacctaACCAATCAGTGGCCAACAGCCAATCGGTTCATAATACTGTACTGACCTAGCCAATAGAAACCGTCCTgtgagatattactgtactgacctaACCAATCAGTGGCCAACAGCCAGTCGGTTCATAATACTGTACTGACCTAGCCAATAGAAACCGTCCTgtgagatattactgtactgacctaACCAATAGAAACCGTCCTgtgagatattactgtactgacctaACCAATCAGTGGCCAACAGCCAATAGGTTCatattactgtactgacctaACCAATCAGTGGCCAACAGCCAGTCGGTTCatattactgtactgacctaACCAATCAGTGGCCAACAGCCAATCGGTTCatattactgtactgacctaACCAATCAGTGGCCAACAGCCAGTCGGTTCatattactgtactgacctaACCAATCAGTGGCCAACAGCCAGTCGGTTCatattactgtactgacctaACCAATCAGTGGCCAACAGCCAGTCGGTTCATAATACTGTACTGACCTAGCCAATCAGTGGCCAACAGCCAATCGGTTCATAATACTGTACTGACCTAACCAATCAGTGGCCAACAGCCAATCGGTTCATAATACTGTACTGACCTAACCAATCAGTGGCCAACAGCCAGTCGGTTCatattactgtactgacctaACCAATCAGTGGCCAACAGCCAGTCGGTTCatattactgtactgacctaACCAATCAGTGGCCAACAGCCAGTCGGTTCATAATACTGGTTTATTTGAGCAGTGGATATTCAACTACTGGGGGAGTTCTATTCATCTGAACCCTGGTTACACCGGTCTATGGCCTGTGACGTAACCGGGGAAACGCGGTGAGGGAGGAGCCCCGTTCCAAATGGAACAGTAATCTGCGCCATTCGAgtcatgttgtcaacaaggcagcaatAGTGAATCGTCCGGAAACAAACACCTCTTTTCCATCAAATAAATGTCCACATTTTTAAACCAGTTGTCATTGGGAAGGCATATAAAGCGTTTTTATTAAAAGCAATCACTTTCGCATGTGATAAAATCCTCCTAAATAGTCCAAGTGCTTAATTACGGCACAAtttgttttgagccgacttcGTTGTGGGCTTTGCTCGGTGCACTTGCTCGGTGCTGAcgaggtcagcttgcaggcgcccggggGATGGTGCTTTTATGGCGATGTGGGGGCTGTCTACTGCTCTGTTGGTATTTGGGAACCCATTGATGACATCACGGCAAAGAAAGCCCTCTTGACTTCAACCGGTTGTGCGAAACTACTTGTTACGGTTCGTTTAGCTGATGATTGCAGCCCGAAACATTGGCTCGTCGAGGGGCCGTGAGATGCCGATCGGCAAGCTCATGCTAAAAAGTGCCCGTTGCCAAAAACGCAGGATGTGTTCCGGGAATAGCGTTTGCCCTTTTAACGTGAGTCTTAAATCTTTACCTTGGGAAACGATATTTGATGAGCCAATCTGtactttctgtaaaaaaaaaaaaagcacccGTCTCTAAAAACGCACTCTGCTAAATGCAGTGTTTCAAATCTTCCAACAGAGCAGGTCAGCCATCTTGGATTTACTATCATCTCAGTATTTTATATAGTCTTACACAATGGTTTACCTTACACACACGCCGCCTCTAATTTAACAATTTACTTTGTCGTTGTTTTGTACTTTTACCCACTTTACCCAGCGAAGCCGTACTGCTGCGTgcggaagccagccgcaacaaagtgtcggaggaaacacattCTAGCTGGTGAcgaggtcagcttgcaggcgcccggcccgccacaaggagtcgctagagcgcaatgggacaaggaaatcctggtcggccaaaccctcccctaacacggacaacgctgggccaaaccctcccctaacacggacgacgctgggccaaaccctcccctaacccggacgacgctgggccaaaccctcccctaacccggacgacactgggccaaaccctcccctaacccggacgacgctgggccaaaccctcccctaacccggacgacgctgggccaaaccctcccctaacccggacgacactgggccaaaccctcccctaacccggacgacgctgggccaattgtgcgccgcctcatggttTTCCCGGTCATGGCCCGGCTGTgtcacagcctgggatcgaacctgggtctgtagtgacgcgaTGCAGTGCattaaaccgctgcgccactcgggagaccaaTTTGCTGTACTTTTCTGCATGAAGTCCCAATGGAACTACAATATAATATAACTAATTTTTACTTACTAATTTAATTATTACTCTCAAAAATTCACTTGGCACTGTGTGCATGTACACACACTCTCAAGCCAACGTTGATATTTATCCATTTCACACTTTGCATGGTAATGAGCCCAAGTATGGTTAACTCATAGATCTGTGCCTACGCATGATCGCTACATTTAGGccccaggtgtgttgaatttaggcaatcaccgaactgatcaattagctcggTTCGTCAGGTGTGGCGCCTAGTTGGAATAAAATCCTGCAGTACTTCAGGTTGTCTACGCAACATGGTGGAATTGAAGAGATAGATTTAAGGTGAAGTGTACTGTACCTCCACAGCAGCCTGAAGAATGGCCATGTGACCACCAGGTGGCGATGTTGTCAGTCTCCTCAGTTCCTCCACTGCTGGACACAGAGCATCCAACTGGACAAGAGAGTTGAgatatttttttgtatatttttgtaaAAGTAAGCCCAATCATAGTAACATAGCAGCATATCCCCCCTCTATTCCATTTACCATATCCCCCCCCTCTTCTATTTACCATATCCCCCCTCTATTCCATTTACCATATACCCCCCTCTATTTACCATATCCCCCCCTCTATTTACCATATCCCCCCCTCTATTTACCATATCCCCCCCTCTTCTATTTaccatatcccccccccccccctcttctattTACCATATCCTCCACTTGCAGTTTGCAATTTTTGGGGGGAGGAATTGTGAACAATCCAAAAGGAAGTCAAACCCCCCAAAAGAGCCCCCGAAGctcccctgacataacccctcccgctagactactgacataacccctcccactagacataacccctcccgctagacataacccctcccgctagacataacccctcccgctagactactgacataacccctcccactagacataaCCCCTACCGCTAGACATAACCCCTCCcgctagactactgacataacccctcccactagacataacccctcccactagacataacccctcccactagactactgacataacccctcccactagactactgccataacccctcccactagacataacccctcccactagactactgccataacccctcccactagacataacccctcccactagactactgacataacccctcccactagacataacccctcccactagactactgccataacccctcccactagacataacccctcccactagacataacccctcccactagacataacccctcccactagactactgccataacccctcccactagacataacccctcccactagacataacccctcccactagacataacccctcccactagacataacccctcccactagacataacccctcccactagacataacccctcccactagactactgacataacccctcccactagactactgacataacccctcccactagactactgacataacccctcccactagactactgacataacccctcccactagactactgacataacccctcccactagactactgacataacccctcccactagactactgacataacccctcccacaagactactgacataacccctcccactagactactgacataacccatcccactagactactgacataacccatcccactagactactgacataacccctcccactagactactgtcataacccctcccactagacataacccctcccactagactactgacataacccctcccactagactactgacataacccctcccactagactactgacataacccctcccactagactactgacataacccctcccacaagactactgacataacccctcccactagactactgacataacccctcccactagactactgacataacccatcccactagactactgacataacccatcccactagactactgacataacccctcccactagactactgtcataatccctcccactagacataactcctcccactagactactgacatacccctcccactagacataacccctcccactagactactgacataacccctcccactagagtactgacataacccctcccactagagtactgacataacccctcccactagactactgacataacccctcccactagactactgacataacccctcccactagactactgacataacccctcccactagactgtCATAATCCCTACCactagacataacccctcccgccagactactgacataacccctccagctagactactgacataacccctcccgcTAGACtgctgacataacccctcccgctagactactgacataacccctcccgcTAGACatacccctcccactagacataacccctcccactagacataacccctcccactagacataacccctcccactagacataacccctcccactagactactgacataacccctcccgctagactactgacataacccctcccgctagacataacccctcccactagacataacccctcccactagacataacccctcccactagacataacccctcccactagacataacccctcccactagacataacccctcccactagacataacccctcccactagacataacccct
This Oncorhynchus clarkii lewisi isolate Uvic-CL-2024 chromosome 21, UVic_Ocla_1.0, whole genome shotgun sequence DNA region includes the following protein-coding sequences:
- the LOC139379510 gene encoding triokinase/FMN cyclase-like, encoding MGGSSGALYSLFLTAAAALLKDRSDPAAWANAMHAGTDAMRWYGGADPGDRTMLDALCPAVEELRRLTTSPPGGHMAILQAAVEKAELGAESTRDLTARAGRASYIATVHVTLPDPGAVAIAAILRAVFEALGGQK